One genomic window of Osmia bicornis bicornis chromosome 5, iOsmBic2.1, whole genome shotgun sequence includes the following:
- the LOC114876566 gene encoding LOW QUALITY PROTEIN: U1 small nuclear ribonucleoprotein 70 kDa-like (The sequence of the model RefSeq protein was modified relative to this genomic sequence to represent the inferred CDS: inserted 1 base in 1 codon): MTQFLPPNLLALFAPRDPVPYLPPVSKLPHEKKNGGYIGVGGFLKYFEDPKDTPPPVRVETREERLERRRRERAEQVAYKLEQEIAVWDPAGIPNVTADPFKTLFVARINYDTSESKLRREFEVYGPVKKIVVIHNTINGKPRGYAFIEYEHERDMHSWWPLPATSAVHYSMQXSLNLPDMIAAYKHADGKKIDGRRVLVDVERARTVKGWLPRRLGGGLGGTRRGGPDVNIKHSGREDNERERERYRLERERENSGRLDRDRDRDRLDRERRRSSRDRKRRTRSRSRDRKRRRSRDRLPDPDIEEIQREERPRDRRDRERDRDRDRDRKRRRSRSNDRDRDRDRKRDKRDRDRERRDRKDRGDRQEEDTKEIRIKEEPLDDYPDYSNTFSTSGSYFTAVKYEEDNDQEVEEKYRIPEGRPDPPPYNNYDSVPDY; encoded by the exons ATGACGCAGTTTCTGCCACCGAACCTGTTAGCACTTTTCGCTCCGCGGGATCCTGTACCATATTTACCACCCGTTAGCAAACTCCCACATGAGAAGAAGAATGGAGGCTATATTGGCGTTGGAGGTtttcttaaatatttcgaG GATCCCAAAGATACACCTCCACCGGTTCGTGTAGAGACTAGAGAAGAACGTCTAGAACGTAGAAGAAGAGAACGCGCAGAACAAGTTGCATATAAATTAGAACAGGAAATTGCAGTATGGGATCCTGCTGGCATTCCAAATGTAACAGCAGATCCCTTTAAGACCCTTTTTGTAGCACGAATT aattatGACACTTCAGAGTCCAAACTTAGGAGGGAATTTGAGGTTTACGGTCCAGTAAAAAAG ATAGTGGTAATTCACAATACTATAAATGGCAAGCCTAGGGGATATGCTTTCATTGAGTATGAGCACGAAAGAGATATGCACT CGTGGTGGCCGCTGCCGGCAACTAGTGCCGTTCACTATTCCATGC AATCCCTGAACCTGCCTGATATGATAG CTGCTTATAAGCATGCGGATGGTAAGAAAATAGATGGTCGCAGAGTGTTGGTCGACGTGGAACGTGCTAGGACGGTGAAAGGATGGCTTCCGCGAAGGCTCGGTGGTGGACTCGGTGGGACCCGAAGGGGTGGGCCTGATGTGAACATTAAACACTCTGGTCGGGAGGATAATGAAAGAGAACGAGAACGGTATCGTTTAGAACGGGAGAGGGAGAATTCTGGACGCCTTGATAGAGACAG AGATCGCGATCGTTTGGACCGAGAGCGCAGAAGGTCGTCGCGTGATCGTAAGAGAAGGACTAGAAGTAGATCACGCGATCGCAAGCGTAGACGTAGTCGCGATCGATTACCTGATCCGGACATTGAAGAGATTCAAAGAGAGGAACGTCCACGCGATAGAAGGGACCGTGAACGTGATCGCGATCGAGACCGGGATCGTAAGAGGAGACGTTCCAGGAGTAACGATCGCGATCGTGACAGGGATCGCAAAAGGGATAAGCGCGATCGCGATCGTGAACGTAGAGACAGGAAAGATCGGGGCGATCGTCAAGAGGAAGATACGAAAGAGATTCGAATTAAGGAAGAACCTTTGGATG ATTACCCTGATTATAGTAACACTTTCTCGACGTCTGGATCATACTTTACCGCTGTAAAATACGAAGAAGATAATGACCAAGAAGTGGAAGAGAAATACAGAATTCCAGAAGGTCGTCCAGATCCCCCTCCCTATAATAATTATGATTCCGTGCCGGATTATTGA